One genomic window of Candidatus Pseudobacter hemicellulosilyticus includes the following:
- the priA gene encoding primosomal protein N': protein MLFAEVIIPLALPRNYTWSVPPHLANQVQPGVRVEVILGKNKKYAGVVKRLHADKPEGFETKDILNVLDATPIVFPQQLQLWEWISRYYMCSEGEVMAAALPSHFKLSSETVLVFNEEFGDNFSSLDHDEYLVAEALLLKKELRISEVQELLDSSHVYPVIKRLIEKTVCFVWEALKDNYSPRKETFVLLNPAYDNEDELSRLLNEDRKLQRAEKQMELLLSYLHLQKTIGEVSKPELLKKSGASDAQLKGLVEKNILWLEKRQVDRLRYLPRDIQIDFTLTPAQQTALDGVVQGMQQKAVTLLHGVTASGKTQVYIRVIEQAIRQGKQVLYLLPEIALTSQIIRRLQKHFGGYIGIYHSKFNQNERVEIWNKVKTGELKVVLGARSALFLPFSDLGLVVVDEEHDASFKQQEPAPRYHARDAAVYYSSLFGARVLLGSATPSVESYFNALQGKYGFVELQERFGGVKMPVIEIVDTKKSNRSSKDKVILTPLLQAAIEQSLANGKQVILFQNRRGYSPYQVCQVCGWIPHCKHCDVSLNYHKNTNKLHCHYCGTVYPLVYTCTACGNHKFLQQNFGTEKIEEHLEEVFPTAKIARMDIDSVRGKSAHDNLIQLFEQGRVDLLVGTQMVVKGLDFHNVNLVGVLDADSLLSFADFRVNERAFQLMEQVSGRAGRKDGDGHVMIQVAQTDHPVLQYLQQHNYQAFFQQEIYARQQFFYPPFSRFILLTFKHKFREVVENAANGLANALKPQFGQFLVGPAEPVVNRIRNQYLMELMVKLPKDTPLIKRFKEQVFEQIAILQQDKQFRNVIIIPDVDPV, encoded by the coding sequence TTGTTATTCGCAGAAGTCATCATACCGCTGGCATTGCCCAGGAATTATACCTGGTCCGTCCCGCCACATCTGGCCAACCAGGTTCAGCCCGGCGTCCGGGTGGAAGTAATATTGGGTAAGAATAAGAAATATGCCGGCGTGGTCAAACGCCTGCATGCCGATAAACCAGAAGGATTTGAGACCAAGGATATCCTCAACGTCCTGGACGCCACACCCATCGTTTTCCCGCAGCAGCTGCAGCTCTGGGAGTGGATAAGCCGCTATTATATGTGCAGTGAGGGCGAAGTGATGGCCGCAGCCCTGCCTTCCCATTTCAAGCTCAGCAGTGAAACGGTCCTTGTGTTCAATGAAGAGTTCGGAGATAATTTTTCTTCCCTGGACCATGATGAGTACTTAGTGGCCGAAGCCCTGCTGCTCAAAAAAGAACTGCGTATCAGTGAGGTGCAGGAACTGCTGGACTCCTCCCATGTATACCCTGTGATCAAAAGGCTGATAGAGAAAACGGTCTGTTTTGTATGGGAAGCCCTGAAGGATAACTATTCGCCCCGCAAAGAAACTTTTGTCCTGCTCAATCCTGCCTATGATAATGAGGACGAGCTGAGCCGCCTGCTCAACGAGGACAGGAAACTGCAGCGCGCCGAAAAACAAATGGAGCTGCTGCTGAGCTACCTGCACCTGCAGAAAACAATTGGCGAGGTCAGCAAACCGGAGTTGCTGAAAAAAAGCGGCGCCTCTGATGCACAGCTCAAAGGACTGGTAGAGAAAAATATACTCTGGCTGGAGAAGCGACAGGTAGATCGCCTGCGTTACCTGCCCAGGGATATCCAGATAGATTTTACCCTTACGCCGGCGCAGCAGACAGCGCTGGACGGCGTAGTGCAGGGTATGCAGCAAAAAGCCGTGACCCTCCTCCATGGAGTTACCGCCAGCGGGAAAACACAGGTCTATATCCGCGTCATTGAACAGGCTATCCGGCAGGGCAAACAGGTACTGTACCTGCTGCCGGAAATTGCGCTTACCTCGCAGATCATCCGGCGACTGCAAAAACATTTTGGCGGTTATATCGGCATCTACCATAGCAAGTTCAACCAGAATGAGCGGGTGGAGATCTGGAATAAAGTAAAGACCGGTGAGCTGAAAGTGGTGCTGGGCGCCCGATCGGCCTTATTTCTTCCTTTTTCCGATCTCGGGCTGGTAGTAGTGGATGAGGAGCATGACGCTTCCTTCAAACAACAGGAGCCTGCTCCCCGTTACCATGCCCGTGATGCAGCCGTGTATTATTCATCCCTGTTTGGCGCCCGTGTGCTGCTGGGCAGCGCTACCCCTTCAGTGGAAAGCTATTTCAATGCGTTGCAGGGCAAATATGGTTTTGTTGAGTTGCAGGAACGTTTTGGCGGTGTAAAAATGCCGGTTATTGAAATTGTGGATACCAAGAAATCGAACCGGAGCAGCAAGGATAAAGTGATCCTTACACCCCTGCTGCAGGCCGCCATTGAACAATCGCTGGCCAATGGCAAACAGGTGATCCTGTTCCAGAACCGCCGTGGCTATTCGCCCTACCAGGTTTGCCAGGTCTGCGGCTGGATACCCCATTGCAAACACTGTGATGTATCACTCAATTACCATAAGAACACCAACAAACTGCATTGCCATTATTGCGGCACAGTCTATCCGCTGGTGTATACCTGCACTGCCTGTGGTAACCATAAATTCCTACAGCAGAACTTCGGTACGGAAAAGATAGAAGAACACCTGGAAGAAGTGTTCCCCACGGCTAAGATCGCCAGGATGGATATTGACAGTGTCCGGGGCAAGAGCGCCCATGATAACCTGATCCAGCTTTTTGAGCAGGGGCGGGTAGACCTCCTGGTAGGTACGCAGATGGTGGTTAAGGGGCTCGACTTCCACAATGTCAACCTGGTGGGCGTCCTGGACGCCGATAGCCTGCTGAGCTTTGCTGATTTCCGCGTTAATGAGCGGGCCTTCCAGCTGATGGAACAGGTAAGCGGCCGGGCGGGCCGCAAGGATGGCGATGGTCATGTGATGATCCAGGTAGCACAGACCGATCACCCCGTATTACAATATTTACAGCAACACAATTACCAGGCTTTTTTCCAGCAGGAGATCTATGCGCGGCAGCAGTTCTTTTACCCGCCGTTCTCGCGGTTTATCCTGCTGACCTTTAAACATAAATTCCGGGAAGTGGTGGAAAATGCGGCCAATGGACTGGCCAATGCCCTCAAACCCCAGTTTGGTCAGTTCCTGGTAGGTCCTGCGGAGCCGGTGGTTAACCGGATCCGGAACCAGTACCTGATGGAACTGATGGTGAAACTACCCAAGGATACACCGCTGATCAAACGGTTCAAAGAGCAGGTCTTTGAGCAGATCGCTATCCTGCAACAGGATAAACAGTTCCGGAATGTGATCATCATACCGGATGTGGATCCCGTGTAG